A stretch of DNA from bacterium:
CGTTTATCTGATGGAGCTGTCCTACCTGCAACGAAGGCTAATACTGGCTTTTTGATATTCAATTTGATATACTTAGCTGTCTCTTCTTCGTCAGTGCCCCCTATTTCACCAACAAGAACTGTAGCATTAGTTTCAGGGTCTTCTTCAAATAGCTTTAAACAATCTATAAATTTAAGCCCTATTATTGGGTCACCACCTATCCCAAGGCATGTGGATATGCCAAACCCTGCACTCACAATATGAGTAGCTATCTCATAAGTGAGGGTACCGGACCTTGATATCACACCTACAGAGCCTCTCTTAAATATATGGCCGGGTAGTATACCGACTTTGCATTTTCCAGGGGATATGATTCCGGGAGAATTTGGTCCTATAAGGTTTACCCTCTTTTCACCAAAAAACCTAACTACTTTAGCCATATCCATTGCAGGGATTCCCTCTGATATGCAAACAATAAGGTTTACACCAGAATCACCTGCCTCGTAAAGAGCGTCTACTGCAAACTTATATGGAACAAAAATAATTGAAGTGTTGGCTCCAGTTGCATCTACTGCTTCCTTTACAGTATCAAACACTGGAACGCCTTCAACTTTCTCACCACCTTTTCCAGGGGTAACACCTGCAACAACTTTTGTTCCATAATCTATCATTTGTTTAGTGTGAAAGGAACCATCTCTACCTGTTATTCCTTGAACAACAACTTTTGTGTGTTCATCAATAAGAATGCTCATTGTCCCCCCTCGCTAATTCTATTGCCTTCTTTGCTCCATCAGCCATAGAACTGACTGGAATAAGAGATGAGTTTGCCAAAATCTTTCTCGCTTTATCTTCATTTGTGCCAGTAAGTCTCACAACAATAGGCACTCTTATATCCATCTTTGAAATAGCTTCTATGATACCATTTGCTACATCGTCACACCTTGTTATACCACCAAATATATTAAAAAATACTACCTTTACATTTTTATCTCTCAGTAAAATATCAATAGCATTAATAACTTTCTCAGGACTTGATGAGCCTCCAATATCTAAGAAATTAGCAGGCTCTCCCCCATAATGCTTTATAAGGTCCATTGTCGCCATCGCTAAACCTGCACCATTTACTACACAGCCTATGTTACCATTTAGTTTGACATATGATAAGTCTTTACTTTTTGCCTCTATTTCAGTAGCCTCATCTGGAGTTACTTCTCGCATTGCTTCAAACTCCTTGTGTCTATATAAGCTTGAGTCATCAATATTTATTTTTGCATCAATAGCCCAAACCTCATCATTAGGAGTGACAACAAGTGGGTTTATCTCTGCTAATGAGGCATCAGCTCCTACAAATGCATTGTAGAGTTTTACAAGTACTGATGAAGCTTCAATAGCTATCTTAGGGTTAGTATAAATTTTAAAACAAAGCTCCCTTGCATGATGTGAAAGCAATCCAGTTAAGGGGTCAACTATAAATTTATGGATTTTTTCTGGAGTCTGCTTTGCTACTTCTTCAATATCTATTCCACCTGCAGCTGATACCATAACCACTGGCTTCTTTGTGCGTCTATCAAGAATAATACCCATATATGCTTCTGATTTAATATCTACTGACTCAGTGACTAACACTTTCTTAATAGTTATCCCCTTTATATTCATACCAAGAATCTTTCTTGCTCCTTCCTCTGCCTCTTCCGGTGTTTTAGCTAACTTTATTCCACCTGCTTTACCTCTTCCACCAACAAGGACTTGAGCCTTAACTGCGACAGGTTTACCAAGCTTGGTTGCTATCTTCTTAACTTCATCCACAGTCTCTGCTACCTCACCCTGAGGCACAGGTATCCCATAACGCCTAAAAATATCCTTTGCCTGATACTCATGAATCTTCATAAATCCTCCTTCATCATTGATGATAAAAATTTTAAATTATATTTTTCAATTAGACCGTTATCAGCAAAGCTAAAGTATTTGTTATCACCTATTATAATATGGTCCAAAACTTTAATTTGCATAGAATTACCAGCAGAAACTAAATCTTGTGTTATCTCCTTATCACTTTGACTTGGATTTGGGTCTCCTGACGGGTGATTATGCACAAAAATTAAACCAGCAGCATGAAACTTCAGCGCCTTTTCCATTATCTCACGCGGATAAATAGCACTCGAAGTTAAACTACCCTCAAATAAATCTTTAGCTTCTATCAATCTATTTTTACTATCTAAGAATATTACTTTAAAGACCTCTTTTTTGTTCTTTTGCATCGATTGATATAAATAATTAAATACTGCCCCTGATGACTTGAGTAAAATCATTGGTTTACCAATAATCTTTTTCTTTAGGTAGAGTTCAGATATTTCTTGAAAAAGCTTTATCCCGAAGGCATTAACAGGACCAACTCCTTTTACTTCTTGTAACTCTTCTAATGATGCGTCAAGGACACCTCGCAGTCCATTGAATCTCTTTATCAATTCCTTTGCCTGTTGCTTACAATCCTTACGAGGAGTGCCTAATGTAAGAAGTAACTCAATAATCTCATAATCATGGAACGCACCAAGACCAGTTTTAAGAAACTTATCACGCAATCTCTTCCTATGCCCTTCACTTTTATGTACCATCAGTTTTTGTAATAATTTAGTTTTTCTAAAACCTCTCAAATGTTCCCCTCCTGACGAGATTATTTTCTTTCATCACGAAAGACACGAAATTTCAAATTTAGAAATACTTAGCTATTACCAGTTTTTCGCATTTCCATTTACACAATTCTCGCTTCTCAATTCTCACTTCAGCATTATTGGAACTTCTCATTTCCCATAATTAGTTTACGTTTCAATTATGTATTTAATTCTACCTTACCAGGATGACCGAGCTCTCCCTGAACTTCAATCTTAGTATCCAAAAATTTCGTTATTACCCAAATGTTTGTGAGCAGGTGATTAGATATTCTTGATGTAGTAAAAACTGATTTCTCTCTTGCTAAAGCCAGATATGGTATAATCTGGTCAGCTAACCACTGGTCTATCGCTTGACCTGAATTGTAATAATACAGGAACTCATTGCATGCCTCTCTTGCCACTTTCTCAGCAGGTTTACCTCGTTCCCCTAGGGATGAGAAGCCAGCTAATGTATTCTCAAACTCTGCTAAGAGAAAGAAAAAAGTCCCTTTACTATAAGCAGTTACTTTACTAACTCCAATCTCTGGATAAAAATCTTTTAGCACCCGTTTTGCTTCATTTGCCTGACGTTCAGCTATTGATATAGGAAGACCAGAAACTACTGATATACCTCTTAATTTTTCAAAAGAACCATGCTCAACAAGTCCAATCCCTTTAATCTGATTCTTCCCCATTGGCTTAACCATTACTTCAAGTTCTCCCTTTCCTATTGGATAAAAACCCCATCTCAACAATGAGACTTCAAAATCTATTCCAAGTTTATTAAGAGTAGGTTGTAAAACCTTTTGAATATAATGAAATGAAGGGCTCCAATTCGTATGAGTACCACCTTTAATACTTACAACCGATGGTTCATTAGCATACAATAAAATAGGCAAGATTGTCTGTAGAACAAGCGTTGTTGCCCCTGCACTTCCTTTTTCTTCAGCTACATCAAAGGAAAACTGTCCATCTATTATATTACCGGGTTCAAACCACAATTCTTGTGAGCCAAACTTGATGCCTTCAGCAGATGCATTTGATATCTTAGCAGCTGCCTTTACACAAGTAAGATGTTGTTGTAGTAAGCCAGCAGGATTCCTACCTTTTCTTATATTCTTTATATGAACAGATTTTCCAGTTATAGATGCTAAAGCAAGAGCGATGCGTAAAATCTGACCCCCACCCTCACCATAACTACCATCTATTTCTATCATCCTTTTGCAACACCAATAGGAACTACTCTTGCAACCTTCTTTGAAATACCTGCCTGATGAACACTGTCAACAACTGCATCTACATCCTTATATGCACTAGGTGCTTCTTCGGCTAAGATTTTAGGATGTGTAGACCTTACAGCTTCACCGCGAGATTCAAGCTCTCTCTTAATAGTCTCACCACGAAACTTTTTAATTGCAGCATTACGACTCATAGACCTACCGGCTCCATGACAGGATGAACCAAACGACTCTATCATTGCATTATCTGTACCTACAAGAATATACGAAGCTGTCCCCATAGAGCCTGCAATCAATACAGGTTGACCAACTTTACGGTATATGACTGGCACTTCTGGATGTCCTGCAGGGAATGCTCTGGTAGCTCCTTTTCTATGTACATACACCTTCTTTCGCTTACCACCGACTATATGCTCCTCAAGTTTGCAAATATTATGGCAAACATCATATATGGTCTGTATCTCCATACTCTCCCAACTTTTTCCAAAAACTTGTGCAAAACTTTCACGTATCCAATGCGCAATTATTTGACGATTACAAAAGGCATAATTTGCAGCCGCTTTCATAGCTGCAAAATAGTCCTGTCCTTCATTAGAAGTAGTTGGTGCACATACAAGCTGAGGGTCGGGTAGTGTAATTCCATATTTTTTTGATGCACTTTCGTGTATCTTTAAATAGTCAGTTGCTACTTGATGTCCCAGTCCTCTTGACCCACAATGTACCATTATAGTAACCCGTCCTTTAGTTGTGACTCCAAATACCTTCGCAGTTTCAAGTTCATAAATATCAGTCACTACCTGGATTTCAAGAAAATGATTACCTGCCCCAAGAGTACCAAGTTGCGGAGCTCCCCTACTCATAGCATGAGACGAAATCTTGGATGGATTGGCCCCTTTAATACAGCCATTTTCTTCTATACGGTCTAAATCATCTGAAACACCATATCCATGGTCAACTGCCCACTTTGCACCATGGATAAAAACATCGTTTAGTTCTTTATTACTTAGGCGTAATTTACTTGCCGCTCCTACACCACATGGGATATCTCTAAACAGAGTGTCTATCAAAGACTGCAATTTTGGGTTCACCTCATCTATTGTGAGATTCGTCTTTAACATACGGACACCACAGTTAATGTCAAACCCTGTACACCCGCATGATATAACCCCTCTCTCCTCATCAAATGCGCCTACTGCACCCATCGGAAGTCCATATCCCCAATGCATATCAGGCATGCCAGCTACGGGCTCAAGTATACCAGGAAGACAGGCTACATTCGTCAATTGCTCTACTGCTGCATCCTCAACTGTATCTAATAGGAACTTATTTGCGTAAAAGATAGCTTCTACCTTCATACCCGGTCTTGCCTCTTTTGGGATTAACCACTTAAAATCGGATAACTTCTTAACTTTTTCTTTCATATTACTTCCCTATTTCATCTTAATATTACGGACACCTTTGCGCTTGTATATTCTCCTACTTTAAGTTGGTAAAAATATGTCCCAGCCGGTACTTGGATTCCAGTCTCATCTGTCCCATCCCATTTGATAGTATAGTTTCCTTCCTCTCTCATTTCATTAATTAGTGCCCTTACTAAATTACCAGCATTGTTATATATTTTAAGAGTAACCCAACCCGACACAGGAACATGATAGTTTATGGTCAAGAGCCGAATAGATGGATTTAGAGCAGTCTGAAAGACACCGTGTGAGCTTTCAGAAGTATTTGGTTTTTCACTCTCCTCCACTTTTTCTTCCCATTCTGATACCCAAATGTCATATCCACCATAACCACCTCCTCTCATGGCGCAAAAGTATAGTCTTGTTCCATCGGAAGAAATAGATGGGCAGGCCTCCCACTGCTTAGTGTTGATATTTGGCCCCAGCATAGTTGCCGGCTGCCAAGAGGTGTCCCCATATTCAGAGACCCAGATGTTCCACATATTATCTGACATTGATGTAAAATATAACTTCGTGCTATCCTGTGATATGCACGGAGCGAAACTGCGAATTCCTTGAGGCATGCCAAGTTCAACAACATTTGGGGGTTGCCAAGATCCGTCACTATATGAAGACTCAAAAATATAACATCCATTATCTAAATAGAGTTTCATTCCATTAGATGAAATGGATGGATGGTATTGGTAAAAAGAATCATTTATATTTGGGCCAAGATTAATTGGCGGCTGCCAAGAATTATCCTTATATTCCGACACCCAAATATCCGCCCCTCCATAGCCGCCTTCTCTAAGGGATGCAAAATAGAGCTTTGTGCCATCAGATGAAATAGAGGGGTCCACTTCATGGGTTATGGTGTTAACATTTGGACCCAAATTAACTGCAGGGCCCCAATCCGCCGAACTCATGCCTGATGAAATAACCAAGATTCCCACACTTAATGAGAACATTCTCTTAGACATCTCATTCTCCTTTATTAAATATCCAGTGCTACTCTTCCTTTATAACCGGAAGCGGTTTTCTCAAGTTTAAATTTATAATAAGTTACACCCTTGACTACTGTTCTGCCCATCTCAGGCTTCATATCATTACCACTTACTACTCCAAATAAGTGTAACCCATTTTCGCGCTTCCACAGGATCCTTCGGACAATTTTTTTGACCTTAAATTTGCTTAGAAATATACTATTTATCTCACTTTGGGTTAAAAGCTCTGCAAGCCAATTATATAATAATTTTTGCTCATCTTGTGAAACCAGTTCAATATTAACAGATTTAAGTGGCTTCACCCGTTTAATATCACATATCACTGAGAACATTGCAGTTGCTGCATTCTCGAGTAATTCTTTTAGAGTTTTACCATAAGCCTCAAACATAACATCAGAGGTCAAGTCTTCTATAAACTTATATTTCATTATATCTCAACTTTCACTCTATCTGCAAGAAATTTCTTCATTACCCATCTGTCAACCCACATCGGGTAGTTTTGGGTCTCCTGACCCAAATGCTTATCTGCTGTCATTGCGAGCGTTAGCGAAGCAATCTCGTTAATATCTCATTTACAAGTTTTGGGTTTGCTCTATTTTGTGTTTTTTTCATAACTTGTCCTACAAAGAAGCTAATAAGCTGTGTTTTACCACATTTATACCGCTCAACTTCAGCCGGGTGCTCTATTAAAACCTCTTTTATCACCTTTTTAAGTTCATCTTTTCCACTTATTTGCTTTAATCCTCTCTTTTCTACCAACTCAGTCGCAGACTTGCCAGTTTCTACCATTTCTGGAAAAACATCTCTGGCAATGTTCCTACTTATTGTTCCATCCCGTATGAGGTCAAATAACTTTGATAAGTAATATGGAGTTAAAGTAAACTCCTCTATTGTGAGCTTCTTCTCATGTAATAATTCAATAAACTCACCTGTCATAAAACTAGTGACAAGCTTAATATCTGGGCAAAGCTTTAATAAAGATTCGTAATAATCAGCTAACCTTGGCTCTTCACAAAGTATTTTTGCATCATACTCCCTAATTTTGTAAATCTCTATAAATCTCTTTATTTTTGCAGCAGGTAACTCAGGTAGAGTATTCTTTATCTCTTTAATCCATTCCTTTGATATAACAAGAGGTGGTAGATCTGGCTCAGGAAAGTATCTGTAGTCTTCAGCCTCCTCTTTACCACGCATTTCTTGTGTTTTCTTATACTTTTCATCCCAAAGCAAAGTGACATGTTCTACTTTATTACCTGATTCAAGTATCTTTATTTGGCGACTAATCTCATATCTTACACCGTCCTCTACTGCTTTAAACGAATTAAGGTTCTTAATTTCTGTCCTTACCCCATGATTTACCCTGCACCTTCCAAAAGGTGCAGGGTTTATTGAAATATTTGGCTCACACCTAAGATGCCCTTTTTCCATGTCACCTGTGCATACCCCTGTATACTTCAGAATTTGCCTTAATATAGTAAGATATTCACGCGCCTCTTCCGGTGATGTAATATCGGGTTCTGTGACAATCTCTATAAGTGGAACTCCACACCTGTTGAAGTCTATAAGAGTTTTATTAGCTTCATGTAATAGTTTACCTGCATCCTCTTCCAAATGGATTCTTCTAATTCTTACTTTTTTTCCGAAGGATCCTGTGGAGCTGTTGATTTTTAAAAACCCATCTGTAGCTAGTGGATGCTCATATTGAGTAATCTGGTATCCTTTTGGTAAATCGGGGTAGAAATAGTTTTTTCTTGCAAATATAGATATTTTTTCTATTTTACAATTTAAGGCAAGTGCAGCTCTTATTGCAAGTTCAACAGCCCTCTTGTTCACCACTGGTAGTGTTCCTGGCATACCCAAACATACAGGGCAAGTTAACGTATTTGGAGGCGATTTCCAGTCAATTGGACAGCCACAAAATAACTTAGTTTGTGTAAGTAACTGAGCATGCACTTCCATACCAATTGTAACTTGACACTCAATTTTATTTAATCTGTGTCTATCTGCATTCATTTGCGGTTAATAGACCCATCCTTGTTTTAATTTA
This window harbors:
- the sucD gene encoding succinate--CoA ligase subunit alpha; the protein is MSILIDEHTKVVVQGITGRDGSFHTKQMIDYGTKVVAGVTPGKGGEKVEGVPVFDTVKEAVDATGANTSIIFVPYKFAVDALYEAGDSGVNLIVCISEGIPAMDMAKVVRFFGEKRVNLIGPNSPGIISPGKCKVGILPGHIFKRGSVGVISRSGTLTYEIATHIVSAGFGISTCLGIGGDPIIGLKFIDCLKLFEEDPETNATVLVGEIGGTDEEETAKYIKLNIKKPVLAFVAGRTAPSDKRMGHAGAIISGGSGTAAEKILAFNQANVKVAEEPAKVGSLLKELF
- the sucC gene encoding ADP-forming succinate--CoA ligase subunit beta; protein product: MKIHEYQAKDIFRRYGIPVPQGEVAETVDEVKKIATKLGKPVAVKAQVLVGGRGKAGGIKLAKTPEEAEEGARKILGMNIKGITIKKVLVTESVDIKSEAYMGIILDRRTKKPVVMVSAAGGIDIEEVAKQTPEKIHKFIVDPLTGLLSHHARELCFKIYTNPKIAIEASSVLVKLYNAFVGADASLAEINPLVVTPNDEVWAIDAKINIDDSSLYRHKEFEAMREVTPDEATEIEAKSKDLSYVKLNGNIGCVVNGAGLAMATMDLIKHYGGEPANFLDIGGSSSPEKVINAIDILLRDKNVKVVFFNIFGGITRCDDVANGIIEAISKMDIRVPIVVRLTGTNEDKARKILANSSLIPVSSMADGAKKAIELARGDNEHSY
- the radC gene encoding DNA repair protein RadC encodes the protein MVHKSEGHRKRLRDKFLKTGLGAFHDYEIIELLLTLGTPRKDCKQQAKELIKRFNGLRGVLDASLEELQEVKGVGPVNAFGIKLFQEISELYLKKKIIGKPMILLKSSGAVFNYLYQSMQKNKKEVFKVIFLDSKNRLIEAKDLFEGSLTSSAIYPREIMEKALKFHAAGLIFVHNHPSGDPNPSQSDKEITQDLVSAGNSMQIKVLDHIIIGDNKYFSFADNGLIEKYNLKFLSSMMKEDL
- the rtcA gene encoding RNA 3'-terminal phosphate cyclase, whose product is MIEIDGSYGEGGGQILRIALALASITGKSVHIKNIRKGRNPAGLLQQHLTCVKAAAKISNASAEGIKFGSQELWFEPGNIIDGQFSFDVAEEKGSAGATTLVLQTILPILLYANEPSVVSIKGGTHTNWSPSFHYIQKVLQPTLNKLGIDFEVSLLRWGFYPIGKGELEVMVKPMGKNQIKGIGLVEHGSFEKLRGISVVSGLPISIAERQANEAKRVLKDFYPEIGVSKVTAYSKGTFFFLLAEFENTLAGFSSLGERGKPAEKVAREACNEFLYYYNSGQAIDQWLADQIIPYLALAREKSVFTTSRISNHLLTNIWVITKFLDTKIEVQGELGHPGKVELNT
- a CDS encoding RtcB family protein, coding for MKEKVKKLSDFKWLIPKEARPGMKVEAIFYANKFLLDTVEDAAVEQLTNVACLPGILEPVAGMPDMHWGYGLPMGAVGAFDEERGVISCGCTGFDINCGVRMLKTNLTIDEVNPKLQSLIDTLFRDIPCGVGAASKLRLSNKELNDVFIHGAKWAVDHGYGVSDDLDRIEENGCIKGANPSKISSHAMSRGAPQLGTLGAGNHFLEIQVVTDIYELETAKVFGVTTKGRVTIMVHCGSRGLGHQVATDYLKIHESASKKYGITLPDPQLVCAPTTSNEGQDYFAAMKAAANYAFCNRQIIAHWIRESFAQVFGKSWESMEIQTIYDVCHNICKLEEHIVGGKRKKVYVHRKGATRAFPAGHPEVPVIYRKVGQPVLIAGSMGTASYILVGTDNAMIESFGSSCHGAGRSMSRNAAIKKFRGETIKRELESRGEAVRSTHPKILAEEAPSAYKDVDAVVDSVHQAGISKKVARVVPIGVAKG
- a CDS encoding FlgD immunoglobulin-like domain containing protein encodes the protein MFSLSVGILVISSGMSSADWGPAVNLGPNVNTITHEVDPSISSDGTKLYFASLREGGYGGADIWVSEYKDNSWQPPINLGPNINDSFYQYHPSISSNGMKLYLDNGCYIFESSYSDGSWQPPNVVELGMPQGIRSFAPCISQDSTKLYFTSMSDNMWNIWVSEYGDTSWQPATMLGPNINTKQWEACPSISSDGTRLYFCAMRGGGYGGYDIWVSEWEEKVEESEKPNTSESSHGVFQTALNPSIRLLTINYHVPVSGWVTLKIYNNAGNLVRALINEMREEGNYTIKWDGTDETGIQVPAGTYFYQLKVGEYTSAKVSVILR
- a CDS encoding archease; its protein translation is MKYKFIEDLTSDVMFEAYGKTLKELLENAATAMFSVICDIKRVKPLKSVNIELVSQDEQKLLYNWLAELLTQSEINSIFLSKFKVKKIVRRILWKRENGLHLFGVVSGNDMKPEMGRTVVKGVTYYKFKLEKTASGYKGRVALDI
- the gatB gene encoding Asp-tRNA(Asn)/Glu-tRNA(Gln) amidotransferase subunit GatB, with amino-acid sequence MNADRHRLNKIECQVTIGMEVHAQLLTQTKLFCGCPIDWKSPPNTLTCPVCLGMPGTLPVVNKRAVELAIRAALALNCKIEKISIFARKNYFYPDLPKGYQITQYEHPLATDGFLKINSSTGSFGKKVRIRRIHLEEDAGKLLHEANKTLIDFNRCGVPLIEIVTEPDITSPEEAREYLTILRQILKYTGVCTGDMEKGHLRCEPNISINPAPFGRCRVNHGVRTEIKNLNSFKAVEDGVRYEISRQIKILESGNKVEHVTLLWDEKYKKTQEMRGKEEAEDYRYFPEPDLPPLVISKEWIKEIKNTLPELPAAKIKRFIEIYKIREYDAKILCEEPRLADYYESLLKLCPDIKLVTSFMTGEFIELLHEKKLTIEEFTLTPYYLSKLFDLIRDGTISRNIARDVFPEMVETGKSATELVEKRGLKQISGKDELKKVIKEVLIEHPAEVERYKCGKTQLISFFVGQVMKKTQNRANPKLVNEILTRLLR